CTGGTCGCCACCCACGGGCAGGCCGAGCCACCGGAGCGGATCACCCCCTGGTTTGTAATGGAATGGCAGCGCCTGCGCAGTGATTTCCCCGAGCGCATCGAACAGCTTGCGCTTTAACGACCAATTTTTGACTCCCAATCCACCAAGACACAAAGATGCCTCTACCCGTGCAAGTGAGTTCCTCAGAAAAAACCCCCACCATCCCGCGCCTGTTCACCTGGCCCCTGGGCTTCGTCCCCGCGAAGCTGCAAACCGGCGCACTGACGCAAATCCTCAACCGTGTTTTCGCTCCAGAGTTGAGCGACGGCGAGCTGGATTTTCTCGACGAGAAAGTCATGCGCATTCGCGTTGAGGATGTCGGCCTCGAATACCGCCTGACCCTGACCAACGGCAAGCTGCGGGCCGCCCAACCCGGACAAGCCGAAGACCTGAGCATCGAAGGCAACGCCTATGAGTTCCTGCTGCTCGCCACCCGCCAGGAGGACCCGGACACCCTGTTCTTCAACCGCCGCCTGCGCCTCGGCGGCAGCACCGAGCTGGGCCTTTATGTGAAGAACTTTCTCGACGGGCTGGAACTCGAGCCCCGCCTGGGGCCGCTGCTGCCGGTGATGAAAGGCGCCACCGGTGTACTGGGGCGATTTGGCCGCTGAGGCTCAGGCGTTCGCGACCTGATCCATGCCGGCGGCGCCGTGCCAGTAGCCGTCGCAGGCGCCGGAGGGTGTGAGTGCGTTGACCTTCTTGCTTGCCTCGGCCGGGCTGCACTCACCGCGCAGGGCCTGATCGAACAGACGGACAATCTCGCCGGTGCCCTCGGCCTGCGGGTTGATGCGCAGGATATCGACCTCTAGCTCCCGCAGGCGATCCAGCTCCGGCAGCAGATTGTTGGTGGCCGCCGACTGGGTCTGCACGCCGTTGAGCGCCAGAAAACCCTGCTCGTCTTGGGTGGAGACGACCAGGCCGTCGGGGTAGTCGATGCAGCAATACTGGCAGTCGTCCTTGGGCAGATTGCGCGCCCGCGCCGTAAAGCAGCGCGCCGAGTAGGCCAGCGGCAGGCGGCCGTAGGCATAGACTTCTGTCTCGATTCCGTCCGGGCGCAGGCGCTGCATCTCGGCCAGGGTGTCGGCGGTCAGCTCCACCGGCAGCACCCAGCGTTTGAGGCCGCCGCGCGCGAGCACCTGGAGGCTGCGGTCGTTGTAGACATTGACGCTATGGCCCACCACAAAGGGCCGTCCCTGCAGCAACTGCACCGCGCCCATGTCATTGGCCTCGACCAGAAAGCGGCCGTTGTCGCAGATGGCGCGCAGCCGCATCATCTCAGACTCGGCCTCGAGCAGACTGAGCGTGGAAAGCACCACCTCCTTGCCTGCCTCCGCCAGGCGCTCGCCGATGGCCAGCCAGTCCTCCAGGCGCAGTTCATTGCGCTTACCGCAGATGGTCTCGCCAAGGTAGACGATATCCACCGGCAGGGTCGCGGC
Above is a genomic segment from Thiorhodovibrio litoralis containing:
- the ubiT gene encoding ubiquinone anaerobic biosynthesis accessory factor UbiT, with amino-acid sequence MPLPVQVSSSEKTPTIPRLFTWPLGFVPAKLQTGALTQILNRVFAPELSDGELDFLDEKVMRIRVEDVGLEYRLTLTNGKLRAAQPGQAEDLSIEGNAYEFLLLATRQEDPDTLFFNRRLRLGGSTELGLYVKNFLDGLELEPRLGPLLPVMKGATGVLGRFGR
- the ubiV gene encoding ubiquinone anaerobic biosynthesis protein UbiV; translation: MSQTDHRPSDRPGPRLSLGPISYYWPKDKVDAFYAQAATLPVDIVYLGETICGKRNELRLEDWLAIGERLAEAGKEVVLSTLSLLEAESEMMRLRAICDNGRFLVEANDMGAVQLLQGRPFVVGHSVNVYNDRSLQVLARGGLKRWVLPVELTADTLAEMQRLRPDGIETEVYAYGRLPLAYSARCFTARARNLPKDDCQYCCIDYPDGLVVSTQDEQGFLALNGVQTQSAATNNLLPELDRLRELEVDILRINPQAEGTGEIVRLFDQALRGECSPAEASKKVNALTPSGACDGYWHGAAGMDQVANA